In Pieris rapae chromosome 24, ilPieRapa1.1, whole genome shotgun sequence, a single window of DNA contains:
- the LOC123690325 gene encoding probable lysine-specific demethylase 4B, which translates to MSGGDEICSSGTGVNIQVFRPTWDEFKDFNKYIQYMESKGANKAGLAKVIPPPEWVPRRNGYDLEDLNITIPSPICQVVTGKQGLFQQINIQKKSMTVKQFSVLANSAKYCTPRHTSFEDLERKYWKNVTYVAPIYGADVNGSITDPDVNEWNINRLGTILDFVNSDYGIEIDGVNTAYLYFGMWKTTFAWHTEDMDLYSINYLHFGEPKTWYAVPPEHGKRFERIAAGFFPTSAKTCQAFLRHKMTLISPQILKQYSVPVNKITQEAGEIMITFPYGYHAGFNHGFNCAESTNFAAPRWVEYGKRATQCTCSNDMVKISMDTFVKRFQPDRYELWLKGQDIGCHPEQPEKMVPAPHPSGQDILCNKNNTELPQTFIEAEEEGLKKKKRHPLHLKRAMASKSISEGAIAVSILGHDVMDDDEMAMAEGDLDMMTSMKKPIMPMEPGDPQLDALEDIWLKGDEMDPSEAQLPDVGYMDSDKDSDYEVPRSKKLAKVRKPRKDSIKKEKKEVDEIDKPKSTPKKRQFKTKKLSNKELEDMSDVILNWDLPHHNIGTETVVSQSDPLSNITDSNTEAKCNTTPQTDITNEPKKKKPGRKPKDPSQGTLRKDVIKKEQTKRSPRPKKEKLEGDKNLRKPRKQKAPKCNPDFEYHSPLQPVISRQNKIYNEQSPKHHKKPPGCSKVYPGLADPNLRVPSVLPPINKNPSAFESEFHKFMSRSQNELTPIYHKKSPPKTKRTETKPVKEAIPQRTDFPLPIGQYNDNIFLDTPIDYRMYQTQSMPPPQMANPSQDSKVSRGDYYSNSYNFNNPYDSINNPFYRSPYQTPWYNYQK; encoded by the coding sequence ATGTCTGGTGGAGATGAGATCTGTTCCTCGGGGACAGGTGTTAACATCCAAGTTTTTCGTCCTACTTGGGATGAATTCAAagattttaacaaatacatacaGTATATGGAATCGAAAGGAGCAAATAAAGCTGGTCTTGCTAAAGTTATACCTCCACCAGAATGGGTTCCCAGGCGAAATGGTTATGATTTAGAAGACCTGAACATCACTATTCCTTCACCGATTTGTCAAGTTGTGACTGGAAAGCAAGGTTTATttcaacaaattaatattcaaaagaaATCAATGACAGTAAAACAGTTCTCTGTACTTGCGAACTCTGCGAAATATTGCACACCACGACACACTAGTTTTGAAGACTTAGAACGAAAGTATTGGAAGAATGTCACCTATGTAGCACCAATTTATGGCGCAGATGTGAATGGAAGCATCACAGACCCTGATGTTAATGAGTGGAACATCAACCGCTTAGGTACAATCTTGGACTTTGTTAACTCTGATTATGGTATTGAAATAGATGGTGTGAATACGGCTTACCTCTATTTTGGTATGTGGAAGACAACATTTGCTTGGCATACAGAAGATATGGATTTGTATTCCATTAATTATTTGCACTTTGGTGAGCCAAAAACTTGGTATGCAGTACCTCCTGAACATGGAAAACGATTTGAACGAATAGCTGCTGGTTTCTTTCCGACTTCAGCCAAAACATGCCAAGCATTCTTAAGGCACAAGATGACTTTAATCTCACCTCaaattttaaagcaatattCCGTACCTGTTAACAAAATAACTCAAGAGGCAGGTGAAATTATGATTACATTTCCCTATGGTTATCATGCTGGGTTTAACCATGGTTTTAACTGTGCTGAGTCAACAAACTTTGCAGCACCAAGGTGGGTTGAATATGGAAAGCGAGCTACTCAGTGCACATGCAGCAATGACATGGTAAAAATTTCTATGGATACATTTGTGAAACGGTTCCAACCTGATCGCTATGAGTTATGGCTTAAAGGTCAAGATATAGGCTGCCACCCTGAACAACCAGAAAAAATGGTTCCTGCTCCACATCCTTCTGGTCAAGATattctttgtaataaaaataatacagaactcccacaaacatttattgaaGCTGAAGAAGAAGggttgaagaagaagaaaagacatccattacatttaaaacgtGCCATGGCAAGTAAAAGCATTTCAGAAGGGGCTATTGCAGTGTCAATATTGGGTCATGACGTCATGGATGATGATGAAATGGCTATGGCCGAAGGGGATCTAGACATGATGACATCAATGAAAAAACCTATAATGCCAATGGAGCCAGGAGACCCGCAGTTAGATGCCCTAGAAGATATATGGTTGAAAGGAGACGAGATGGATCCTTCAGAAGCACAGTTGCCAGATGTTGGTTACATGGATTCAGATAAAGACTCAGACTATGAAGTACCTAGGTCAAAAAAGCTTGCTAAAGTTAGAAAACCTAGAAAGGACAGTattaaaaaagagaaaaaagagGTGGATGAAATAGACAAGCCAAAATCAACACCAAAAAAAAGgcagtttaaaacaaaaaaattatcaaataaagagCTTGAAGATATGTCAGATGTCATTTTGAATTGGGACTTACCACATCACAACATTGGAACTGAAACAGTAGTTAGTCAATCAGATCCATTAAGTAACATAACTGACTCAAATACAGAGGCTAAATGTAACACAACACCACAGACAGACATCACAAATGAacctaaaaagaaaaaaccaggTAGAAAACCTAAAGACCCTAGTCAAGGCACACTGAGAAaagatgttattaaaaaagaacagACTAAACGCTCACCTAGGccaaagaaagaaaagcttGAAGGGGACAAAAATTTACGCAAACCAAGAAAACAAAAGGCTCCAAAATGCAATCCAGACTTTGAGTATCATTCACCTTTACAGCCTGTTATTTCCAGacagaataaaatttataacgaACAGTCACCAAAACATCATAAAAAGCCGCCTGGTTGTTCTAAAGTGTACCCAGGACTTGCCGACCCTAATTTACGAGTACCTTCAGTATTGCCACCTATAAATAAGAATCCTAGTGCTTTTGAAAGTGAATTTCACAAATTCATGTCAAGAAGTCAGAACGAATTAACGCCTATATACCATAAGAAGTCCCCACCAAAAACGAAGAGAACTGAAACTAAACCAGTAAAAGAAGCTATACCCCAGAGAACAGACTTTCCACTACCAATTGGGCAGTATAACGATAATATTTTCCTAGACACACCCATAGATTATAGAATGTATCAAACGCAAAGTATGCCCCCACCGCAGATGGCAAACCCCTCACAAGATAGTAAAGTATCTAGAGGAGATTATTATTCAAactcatataattttaataacccTTACGATTCCATAAATAACCCATTCTACAGAAGTCCGTACCAAACGCCATggtataattatcaaaaatag
- the LOC110999090 gene encoding mediator of RNA polymerase II transcription subunit 28 yields MAAPSNGTGNLVDEFEESFQHCLNVFTKQEASTCVEKEEVKVEVERFIDLARQMEASFLQKRFLLSAMKPELLVKEENNDLKCELQRKEELLRRHYDKISQWHNLLADLQGHTVYNKCQQQTTPQPMQQAASPMQQPCSVQQSVQAQQMAAAAAAQQVALQQQAMQQQQVRPPLPPAYPNTVTRR; encoded by the exons ATGGCTGCTCCATCCAACGGAACTGGAAATCTTGTAGACGAGTTTGAAGAGTCATTTCAG caTTGTCTCAACGTGTTTACGAAGCAAGAAGCGTCAACATGTGTGGAAAAGGAAGAAGTTAAGGTTGAAGTTGAAAGGTTCATTGACCTGGCGAGGCAGATGGAAGCTTCCTTCTTACAGAAAAG ATTCTTACTATCAGCTATGAAGCCGGAACTACTAGTAAAAGAAGAGAACAACGACTTGAAGTGCGAGTTGCAGCGCAAGGAAGAGTTGCTCAGACGTCACTACGACAAGATCAGCCAGTGGCATAACCTGCTAGCTGATCTCCAG GGTCACACAGTATACAACAAGTGTCAACAGCAAACGACACCGCAGCCGATGCAACAAGCCGCCTCACCGATGCAGCAACCGTGTAGCGTGCAGCAAAGCGTGCAG gcCCAGCAAATGGCAGCTGCAGCAGCTGCGCAGCAAGTGGCACTCCAGCAGCAAGCAATGCAGCAACAGCAGGTCAGACCCCCTTTACCGCCCGCGTATCCCAATACCGTCACGAGGCggtaa